CGCGTGTGCCGCGCGCAGCCGCCCTCCCCGACGACGTCCACGAGGAACCGATCCCCTGCCCGCCGGGCACGCCGCACGACGTAGTGCTCGCACGGGTCCTGCGCGTTCAGGAACGGATCGCCGTCGAGGCCCACCACCTCGTCCGGGCTGCGCGCGCTCGCCACCGAGTCGCGCCGAAGCGCCGCCACGATCGCCGGCGCGAACAGCGTGCGGCGTTCGTGAATGGCGCGCATCCACGCGGGCCCGGCTCCGCTCGCCGTGGCGAGTGGCGTGTACCACGTGTAGAACGCCTGCACGACCCGCCCGACCGAGTCCGCGGTCGCGTCTCGGCTGGGCTGCGCTGCCGCCTGCAGGCCCCCCAGCGTCACGGCGGCAGCCGCGAGGGCACGCGATCCGAAGGAGGTTCGCCGAGCCATTCATCCCCCAGTGTGCTGGTTCTCGCGAAACCAGATCAGCTCCACCGGCGCCCCGTCGACGAGGATCATCGCGGCGCGCACGCCGTCGGACGGCGATCCCGGCGGGTGGATGACCTCCTGCCCCTCGAGCGCGGCGTCGAGATCGTCGACCTCGAACGCCACGTGGGGCAGGCACTTGATCGCGGGGTGGAGCGGGCTCTCGTCGGAGTACCGCATCCACTCGATGCCGAACGGGCTGGAGGAGAAGCCGGAGACGTGCAGCCCGAACGCCGCCAGGTGCGTCTCGTTAGGCCGGGGCTCGTGCGTCGGAATCCCGATGTGGTGAAACCGCCAGCGCAGTCGCGAGACGACGGGAGGAGGCTCGTGATCGAGTCGGTGCACGGAGCGCACGAGAGCAGCGAGCGTCGGCTCGGCCGTCATGACGACGACTCCAGGTCGGGTTCAGCGATGCGTTAGGCGGTGCGCCACGACGTGTCGCTCCAGCGTGCTGTCGGCGAGCCTGAGCGCGCCCTCGAGCCGACCCTGCGCGACCCAGAACCGCCAGACGCCCACCGCGATGCGGCAGGTGGCCTCCGAGCGCCCGGACGTCCGCGCCACGGCGACGCGGCACGCGAGGGGGCCCATGTCGACGGTGTCCGCCCCGGCCACGCGCGCTCCCTGCATCGTGACCGCGCCGACGCCGGTGGAGTCGATCCGATACACCACGTGCTCCAGGTGACACGTGGGACGAGCGACCACGCACACGGATTCACCGGCCCAGCGTCCGAGCAGCTCCGACGCCGGCTGCGACCGACCGGCGAGTGCCAGGACCCACGACGCGACGAGCGGAAGTACGTGGTGCATGCTTCCTCCCTCGGAGACGCCGTGCACCTCAGCGCCGCACGGAGTCCGCGCGCAGGATGACCCAGGCGATCTCCGCGCCGCGCGGCGCGCTCGGGCCGAGGACCGTGTACCCGCTGACGCGCCACGGGGCGGCCCGCACCCCGGGCATGATCTGCGCGAACGCCGTGTCGACGTGCATCCCGAACGCGCGCCGGCGACCCATGGCGTGGTGCGTGAGCCGGCAGTCGGCGTCGAACACCAGCGCCACCGTCGCGAGGCTGTCGCCCGGCGTGAGCGCGGCCGATTCGGGGTACAGCGCCCGCACCATCGCCTGCAGCGTGTCGGCGCGCAGGGGGAACGCGCCCGGCTCGCAGGCCGACGCCTGCACCGTGGGCTGCGCGCCCGCCACGGCCACCGCGGCCGCGATGCCGAGAACCAGCGAGCCACCTGCCACGTCTCGGACGATCCGCCTCATGTCTGCTCCCGCGCGAGGGTCGACGACTCCGGCCCTAACGTTGCCGCCCGGAGTACGTTGCGCCAGGCCGGACGGACCGATGGATCGTGAGCGCGGCCTAACGCCGGGGGATGAGGTCGGACTCAGGCACGGCACGCAGTCGACGACGTCCACGCGAGTGGTTCGCCCCTCGGCCACGCTGACGCGCACCTCTCGGCGCCCGGCCGGGCCTCCCGCGTTCACGTACGCGCGGAGGGTGAACGTCCCGGGGGGCAGCACGAACTCGGCCATGCCGTTCCGATCCGTCGCCTGCGCTGCCCCGAGCTCGACGATCTCGAGCCTCCGGCCTGCGAGCGCCTCGTTCTGCCAGTGAACGAATACCTGCAGTCGACCTCTGCTCGGCGCTTCCGTGGACCGCCCGCAGGAGAGGCTCGCGGCGCACAGCGCTGCGAGGCCGAGCACCATCGCTCGCCTCATGTCCTCCTCCTCGGGTTAGTCGATCACGGGAGGCAATCCGGTCGGACTACGTTCGTCCCTGCGCGCAGCCGTTCGACAGGTGCGCCACGAGTCCGGCGACGCCGTGGAACTCCGCGTTGCGGCCCGCGCGCTCGTTCGCACACCGCAGCGCGTCGGCCAGCGCGTCCCCGGCGAGCAGCCGCGCGAACGCCGTCGCGCCCCACACGTCGCCGCACCCCGTGGGATCCACCTCCGGCCCGCGGCGCACCGCGTCGGACGCCAGCGCGATGCCTAACGCCTCGCTCGACGCGCCACTCGACGCGCCGGCCGACGTGTCGCCGAGTCGCCGGAAGCCCGGCGCCGCGTGGTACACCACCCCGCGCGGTCCCAGCGTCACCATCGTGGCGCGCGCCCCCGCGCCGAGCGCCAGCGCGGCGAACGCGTCGGGATCGGGCGCCAGCATCGACATCTCGTCCTCGTTCACCTGGATGAAGTCGAAGCAGCGACACCATGCCGTCGCGCGCTCGAGCGGCCGGAGCTGCCGCATGCCGGTCGACTGCACGGCCCACAGCATCATGTGCAGGTCGACGTAGATCGGACCGGCGAAGCTCGCGCGCAGCCGCTGCGCGACGTCGAGATCGATCTCCCAGCCGCTCAGGAAGTTCACGTACAGCGCATCGATCCGTGCCGCCTCGAGACGCGGCGCGAGCTCGTCCCACCGCCATCCCGGCACGCCGCCGCTCATGAACTCCGTGCGGTGCTCGTCGTCGTGGTAGCGAAGCTCGGAGCGGTTGTTCGGCTCCGGCACCTCGACGAGCGCGGCGTCCGCCGCGGCGTGGCGCAGCCCCGACACGAACGCCCGCCCCGGCTCGGCCACGTCGTGCCCCACCTTGATGAGCGGCACGATCTCCCAGTCGTCGGCGAGCGCGGCGTCGAGACCGCTCAGCGCGTACGCGAGCCCGCCCCACCCCTCCACGCGCTCGCTCTTCGGCGGGCTGCCGTAGATCACGTCCCACACCAGAGTGCCGATCACGCCGAGCCGGGGCATCGCGAGCGGAAGGGGAAGGGTTCGCGCAGGGTCGTGCAGCGCGACGCAAGATAACCGCGCGTGGAACGCCATCATCCCCTTCCACCCCGGAGGCCTACGCGACTCGCCCGGCGTCCGATCCCGGACGCCGGGCCTCGCTCAGTCGCCCTGCAGCGCGTCGACGTTGATCGTGCTCTCCGCCAGCGCGCTGAGGAGCTGGTCGGTGTCGCCTTCCTCGTCCTCGGTCTTCTGCAGCAGCGCGACGTCGCTCTCGCGGCCGAGCAGCCGCGCGTACGTCTTCACGCAGCCGTAGCCGGCGATCTCGTAGTGCTCCACGCGCTGCGCGTCGGCGATGAGCGCGGCGTCGAGCACGTCGGAGCTCGCCTTCTCCTCCATCGTCTTCTCGCCTTCCGCGATCAGCCCCTTCATCCCCTCGCACGGCTCGCCGCTCGGGTCCTCGCCGAGTCCGCCGAAGATGCGCTCGAGCCGGCGGACGTGCTCCTTCGTCTGCTTGGCGTGCGCGCGGAACGCCTTCTTCAGCTCCGGGTGCGATGCCGCCGCCTCCATCTTCGGCAGCGCGTCCAGGATCTGCTGCTCCGCGTCGTACAGGTCGCGCAGCTGGTCGACGTACAGGTCGTGCAGAGAATCGAGCGACGGCATCGGGTGTCTCCTCCGAAGTGGGTGATGCGCGGCGATTCCGCGACGGCGCTCAGCGCCCGAGCGACGGGCCGCTGCCGTCGGCACGCAGCGCGACGGCCACGGTGACCTCCGCGTCGGCGGACAGCCCCGCGGCGAGCAGCGCGAACCACACCGCGCCAATGGTGACGCCGCGCCGGTACGCGGCGTCGACGATCAGCAGGTGCCTAACGGTCACGAGCGGCGGGTCGAGCGGCGGCGAGACGTGCACGAACGGCGCGAGCTCCCCCGGCGTCATCGCGCGCCGCGGCGCCCCGTCCCACCGCGTCTCGGCGTGGAGTCGCGTCACGCACGGGCTGAGGTTCGCCATGCGTGGCCGCGCGGCGCGCGCGGCCGCGGCGTAGGGCGCGTTCAGCGCGCGGCGCCACGGCGCGCGTACCATCGCGTCGGCGTCGACGCCGGCGATCGCGTCGCGGAACGCGCGGAGCGT
The window above is part of the Gemmatirosa kalamazoonensis genome. Proteins encoded here:
- a CDS encoding VOC family protein, with amino-acid sequence MTAEPTLAALVRSVHRLDHEPPPVVSRLRWRFHHIGIPTHEPRPNETHLAAFGLHVSGFSSSPFGIEWMRYSDESPLHPAIKCLPHVAFEVDDLDAALEGQEVIHPPGSPSDGVRAAMILVDGAPVELIWFRENQHTGG
- a CDS encoding carbohydrate kinase family protein, which gives rise to MPRLGVIGTLVWDVIYGSPPKSERVEGWGGLAYALSGLDAALADDWEIVPLIKVGHDVAEPGRAFVSGLRHAAADAALVEVPEPNNRSELRYHDDEHRTEFMSGGVPGWRWDELAPRLEAARIDALYVNFLSGWEIDLDVAQRLRASFAGPIYVDLHMMLWAVQSTGMRQLRPLERATAWCRCFDFIQVNEDEMSMLAPDPDAFAALALGAGARATMVTLGPRGVVYHAAPGFRRLGDTSAGASSGASSEALGIALASDAVRRGPEVDPTGCGDVWGATAFARLLAGDALADALRCANERAGRNAEFHGVAGLVAHLSNGCAQGRT
- a CDS encoding ferritin-like domain-containing protein; this encodes MPSLDSLHDLYVDQLRDLYDAEQQILDALPKMEAAASHPELKKAFRAHAKQTKEHVRRLERIFGGLGEDPSGEPCEGMKGLIAEGEKTMEEKASSDVLDAALIADAQRVEHYEIAGYGCVKTYARLLGRESDVALLQKTEDEEGDTDQLLSALAESTINVDALQGD